From a region of the Marinitoga hydrogenitolerans DSM 16785 genome:
- a CDS encoding HDOD domain-containing protein, with product MAPTINEVIKKISELPTPDFILKRIMDIASNPSSNTKELEAAVLQSPPLVAKILKLSNSAYYALPRKITKVSQAINILGFKTVRNLALGIFVADSFFRREFEFLDSKKFWQHSIAVAIAAEQLSQVVNYPDKEEIFLSGMLHDLGKMIMGIITPETVEMILNVAEYKKVSFSKAENMLNVMTHQTLGKHLFENWNLPENVIYTAAFHDDPEKLKIDALSMNVYIVHLANISVNSIYYGYSGCFDIPVPSDVVWNKFDMNSKKYLNFLNNLEQKLGESNDFMNLDTFIGDSEEEGENDG from the coding sequence ATGGCACCTACGATAAATGAAGTTATAAAAAAAATATCTGAATTACCAACTCCTGATTTTATATTAAAACGAATAATGGATATAGCATCTAATCCATCTTCAAATACCAAAGAACTCGAAGCTGCAGTTTTGCAATCACCACCTCTTGTAGCTAAAATATTAAAATTAAGTAATTCGGCATATTATGCTTTACCAAGAAAAATAACAAAAGTTTCTCAGGCAATAAATATTTTAGGGTTCAAAACAGTTAGAAATTTAGCATTAGGAATATTTGTTGCGGATTCTTTTTTCAGAAGAGAATTTGAATTTTTAGATTCAAAAAAATTCTGGCAACATAGTATTGCTGTTGCAATAGCGGCTGAACAATTATCTCAAGTTGTCAATTATCCAGATAAAGAAGAGATATTTTTAAGCGGTATGTTACATGATTTAGGTAAAATGATAATGGGAATAATTACGCCAGAAACAGTAGAAATGATATTAAATGTTGCAGAATATAAAAAGGTTTCATTTTCAAAAGCAGAAAACATGTTAAATGTTATGACTCATCAAACACTTGGAAAACATCTATTTGAAAACTGGAATTTACCAGAAAATGTTATATATACAGCAGCATTTCATGATGATCCAGAAAAGCTTAAAATAGATGCACTCTCCATGAATGTATATATTGTTCATTTGGCAAATATCTCTGTAAATTCAATATATTATGGATATTCCGGATGTTTTGATATTCCAGTTCCGTCAGATGTAGTGTGGAATAAATTTGATATGAATTCAAAAAAATACTTAAACTTTTTGAACAACTTAGAGCAAAAATTAGGAGAATCAAATGATTTCATGAATTTAGATACATTTATAGGTGATTCTGAAGAGGAGGGAGAAAACGATGGCTAA
- the rbfA gene encoding 30S ribosome-binding factor RbfA — MAKEFRREMIESEILKLINMNINNLRDPKVQNKIISATRVELSRDKSFADIYISVLNGDIDEIIEVLSKAKGFFKNIISRNIRMYKIPEIRFHKDIGIEESIKIHRLLNEISKDKKDIGETDE, encoded by the coding sequence ATGGCTAAAGAATTTAGAAGAGAAATGATAGAATCAGAAATATTGAAATTAATAAATATGAATATAAATAATTTAAGAGATCCAAAAGTACAAAATAAAATAATATCCGCAACAAGGGTTGAATTATCTAGAGACAAATCATTTGCGGATATTTATATCTCCGTTTTAAATGGTGATATTGATGAAATAATAGAAGTATTATCAAAAGCAAAGGGTTTTTTCAAAAATATAATATCCAGAAACATAAGAATGTATAAAATACCAGAAATTAGATTTCATAAAGATATAGGAATAGAAGAAAGTATAAAAATTCATAGACTATTAAATGAAATATCTAAAGACAAAAAAGATATAGGTGAAACTGATGAATAA
- the truB gene encoding tRNA pseudouridine(55) synthase TruB, with the protein MNNGFILIDKPSGITSHDAVDIIRKKFSTKKVGHSGTLDPFATGLLILGINKGTRLLEYLQHQSKKYYVKAELGIITDTYDITGEIKEKNQVQKEHINKLEEVILSFKGKYLQVPPMYSARKYNGKRLFELARQGKIIKMPPKEVEIYSIENIKIFENGVFEFECEVSSGTYIRSLIMDIGYKLNTGAVTTELRRLKIGSIKVDDAVTLEKMSEKDIIPMFEMLSFPAAYLNEKGKQRALNGNHIFLEHIEQYDTFKKGDKVSLIDKEKNLIAIAIAERNSKFLKTLEEHERNERIFKIKKVFK; encoded by the coding sequence ATGAATAATGGTTTTATTTTAATAGACAAACCCTCTGGAATTACCTCTCATGATGCAGTTGACATAATAAGAAAAAAATTTTCAACAAAAAAAGTAGGGCATTCTGGGACATTAGATCCGTTTGCAACAGGTTTATTAATTCTTGGAATTAATAAAGGAACAAGACTTCTTGAATATCTCCAACATCAAAGCAAAAAATATTATGTAAAAGCAGAATTGGGAATAATAACAGATACATATGATATTACAGGAGAAATAAAAGAAAAAAATCAAGTACAAAAGGAACATATTAATAAATTAGAAGAAGTAATTTTATCATTTAAAGGTAAGTATTTACAGGTACCGCCAATGTATTCAGCAAGGAAATATAACGGAAAAAGATTGTTTGAATTGGCAAGACAAGGAAAAATAATAAAAATGCCACCCAAAGAGGTTGAAATATATAGTATTGAAAACATAAAAATATTTGAAAATGGTGTATTTGAATTTGAATGTGAAGTATCCTCTGGAACATATATAAGATCATTGATAATGGATATTGGATATAAATTAAATACAGGTGCGGTAACTACAGAATTAAGAAGATTAAAAATAGGAAGTATTAAGGTAGATGACGCTGTCACATTAGAAAAAATGTCAGAAAAAGATATTATACCAATGTTTGAAATGTTATCCTTTCCGGCAGCTTATTTAAATGAAAAAGGAAAGCAACGAGCGTTAAACGGCAATCATATATTCTTAGAGCACATTGAACAATATGATACGTTCAAGAAAGGTGATAAAGTATCTTTAATTGATAAAGAAAAAAATTTGATAGCAATAGCGATAGCAGAAAGAAACTCGAAATTTTTAAAAACATTAGAAGAACATGAAAGAAATGAAAGAATTTTTAAAATAAAAAAAGTTTTTAAATGA
- the amrA gene encoding AmmeMemoRadiSam system protein A codes for MEGNHPYIKWAIDCIENYIKHGRKIEIRENLPEELLTRRSACFVSLHTLDGELRGCIGTIEPVYENLAVEIRENGIAAATRDYRFSPVSVDELDNIQVSVDVLSEPEYVESTDDLDPNIYGVIVISGWKKGVLLPALDGVDTVEEQLRIAKLKAGIYSSEPYEIYRFTVERYF; via the coding sequence ATGGAAGGAAATCATCCATATATTAAATGGGCTATAGATTGTATTGAAAATTATATAAAACATGGTAGAAAAATAGAAATTAGAGAGAATTTACCAGAAGAATTACTTACAAGAAGGTCAGCTTGTTTTGTCTCGTTACATACATTAGATGGTGAATTAAGAGGATGTATTGGGACAATAGAGCCAGTGTATGAAAATTTAGCAGTAGAAATAAGAGAAAATGGAATAGCTGCAGCGACACGAGATTATAGATTTTCACCTGTAAGTGTCGATGAATTAGATAATATACAGGTTAGCGTTGATGTTCTAAGTGAACCGGAATATGTAGAATCTACAGACGATTTAGATCCGAATATTTATGGTGTAATTGTTATTAGTGGTTGGAAAAAGGGAGTACTTTTACCTGCTTTGGACGGTGTTGATACAGTAGAAGAACAACTGAGAATAGCAAAATTAAAAGCGGGAATTTATTCTTCAGAACCATATGAAATTTATCGTTTTACTGTAGAAAGATATTTTTAA
- the amrS gene encoding AmmeMemoRadiSam system radical SAM enzyme, producing MKKALFFEKLNDNSVKCLLCPHNCIVKNNHSGICGVRKNIKGELISLNYGEVTALNIDPIEKKPLFHFYPGKSAFSIGTWGCNFKCAFCQNYEISQERPSGIYKLKPEEIVKIVEDRNIKIVAFTYSEPIVWFEYIYETAKLLKEKDIKTALVTNGYINKDPMKKIMPYIDAMNIDLKGFNVEFYKKIIGGKKEPVMENIKLAVENNIHIEITTLIVTNGNDNINELKEMFKWIGNISKNIPLHLSRYYPVYKYHEPPTDIEKLKYIYNIAKEYLNYVYLGNVWDEKYESTYCPECKTLLIKREGYNISIQNIDDKGRCKNCSKKIPVII from the coding sequence ATGAAAAAAGCGCTTTTCTTTGAAAAGCTAAATGATAATTCTGTAAAATGTTTATTGTGCCCACATAATTGCATAGTAAAAAACAATCACTCGGGAATATGTGGAGTGAGAAAAAATATTAAAGGTGAATTAATTTCCTTAAATTATGGAGAAGTTACAGCGCTTAATATAGACCCAATTGAGAAAAAACCGCTTTTTCATTTTTATCCAGGGAAAAGTGCTTTTTCAATTGGTACATGGGGTTGTAATTTCAAATGTGCATTTTGTCAAAATTATGAAATATCTCAGGAACGACCATCTGGTATATATAAACTAAAGCCTGAAGAAATTGTTAAAATAGTGGAAGATAGAAATATAAAAATTGTCGCTTTTACATATTCTGAACCGATAGTATGGTTTGAATATATATATGAAACAGCAAAACTTTTAAAAGAAAAAGATATAAAAACAGCACTAGTAACAAATGGATATATAAATAAAGATCCAATGAAAAAGATTATGCCATACATAGATGCAATGAATATAGATTTAAAAGGATTTAATGTTGAGTTTTATAAAAAGATTATTGGTGGAAAAAAAGAACCAGTAATGGAAAATATAAAATTAGCCGTTGAAAATAATATTCACATTGAAATAACAACTCTTATAGTTACTAATGGAAATGATAATATAAATGAGTTGAAAGAAATGTTTAAATGGATTGGCAATATTTCAAAAAATATTCCGTTGCATTTAAGTAGATATTATCCCGTTTATAAATATCATGAACCGCCAACAGATATAGAAAAATTGAAATACATATACAATATAGCAAAAGAATATCTAAATTATGTTTATCTGGGTAATGTATGGGATGAAAAATATGAATCTACATATTGTCCGGAATGTAAAACATTATTGATAAAAAGAGAGGGATATAATATATCAATTCAAAACATAGA